In Taeniopygia guttata chromosome 2, bTaeGut7.mat, whole genome shotgun sequence, one genomic interval encodes:
- the MYC gene encoding myc proto-oncogene protein: MPLSAGFSSKNYDYDYDSVQPYFYFEEEEENFYLAAQQRGSELQPPAPSEDIWKKFELLPTPPLSPSRRSSLAAASCFPSTADQLEIVTELLGGDMVNQSFICDPDDETVKSIIIQDCMWSGFSAAAKLEKVVSEKLASYQAARREGSPAARPGLPPAAPPAPPPGLAASPAASASLYLHDLGAAAADCIDPSVVFPYPLSERAPRAAPPGASPASLLGDDTPPTTSSDSEEEQEEDEEIDVVTLAEANEYESSTESSSTETSEEHSKPHQSPLVLKRCHVNIHQHNYAAPPSTKVEYPAAKRLRLDSGRVLKQISNNRKCSSPRTSDSEENDKRRTHNVLERQRRNELKLSFFALRDEIPEVANNEKAPKVVILKKATEYVLSIQSEEHRLIAEKEQLRRRREQLKHKLEQLRNCCA; the protein is encoded by the exons ATGCCGCTCAGCGCCGGCTTCTCCAGCAAGAACTACGACTACGATTACGACTCTGTGCAGCCCTACTTCTACTtcgaggaggaggaagagaactTCTACCTGGCGGcgcagcagcggggcagcgagCTGCAGCCCCCCGCCCCGTCCGAGGATATATGGAAGAAGTTTGAGCTGCTGCCCACGCCGCCCCTCTCCCCCAGCCGCCGCTCCAGCCTGGCCGCCGCCTCCTGCTTCCCCTCCACCGCTGACCAGCTGGAGATTGTGACCGAACTCCTCGGGGGGGACATGGTCAACCAGAGCTTCATCTGCGACCCGGACGACGAGACCGTCAAGTCCATCATCATCCAGGACTGCATGTGGAGCGGCTTCTCCGCCGCCGCCAAGCTGGAGAAGGTGGTCTCGGAGAAGCTGGCGTCCTACCAGGCGGCCCGCCGGGAGGGgagccccgccgcccgccccggcctgccgcccgccgcgccgccggcaccgccgcccGGGCTGGCCGCGTCCCCCGCCGCCTCCGCCAGCCTCTACCTGCACGACCtgggcgccgccgccgccgacTGCATCGACCCCTCGGTGGTGTTCCCCTACCCGCTGAGCGAGCGGGCCCCTCGGGCCGCGCCGCCCGGCGCCAGCCCCGCGTCCCTGCTGGGCGACGACACGCCGCCCACCACCAGCAGCGACTCGG aagaagaacaagaggaagatgaggaaattGATGTTGTTACATTAGCTGAAGCAAATGAATATGAATCCAGCACAGagtccagcagcacagagacgTCAGAAGAGCACAGTAAGCCCCACCAAAGCCCGCTGGTTCTCAAACGGTGTCACGTCAACATTCATCAGCACAATTATGCCGCTCCTCCCTCCACCAAGGTTGAATACCCAGCTGCAAAAAGGCTAAGGTTGGACAGTGGCAGAGTACTCAAACAGATCAGCAACAACCGAAAATGCTCCAGTCCACGCACTTCAGATTCGGAAGAGAACGACAAGAGGCGAACACACAACGTCTTGGAGCGACAGAGGAGAAATGAGCTGAAGTTGAGTTTCTTTGCCTTGCGTGACGAGATACCCGAGGTGGCCAACAATGAAAAGGCTCCCAAGGTTGTTATCCTGAAAAAAGCGACAGAGTACGTTCTTTCCATCCAGTCAGAGGAACACAGACTGATTGCAGAGAAAGAGCAgttgaggaggaggagagaacAGTTGAAACACAAACTTGAGCAGCTAAGGAACTGTTGTGCATAG